One region of Carassius carassius chromosome 41, fCarCar2.1, whole genome shotgun sequence genomic DNA includes:
- the LOC132123053 gene encoding uncharacterized protein LOC132123053, with protein MWEWRPRGLSGMDVEQREDRGPDLRGSNERHYSASSSHTISLHVYEKCKAINKCSRASLHYNQSSHFHCDRAKSAYGHQSTGQDEQPARENSSDHNNNKPSGQKTRLPTTNQSRQTYRSLSSMNVIWRNYSTPVLVNGGPAALHSPGLLLRLKMASETDPLPHGLKTEINTLRLHTDGETTPQPRSEMLKAVVGFLTPVCLCCEVRIMVWRWL; from the exons ATGTGGGAGTGGAGACCCCGAGGGCTCAGTGGAATGGATGTTGAGCAGAGGGAGGACAGAGGCCCAGATTTAAGAGGCAGCAATGAG AGGCACTATTCAGCCTCTAGTTCTCATACCATCAGTTTGCATGTTTATGAGAAATGCAAAGCCATAAACAAATGCAGCAGAGCTTCACTGCATTACAATCAGAGCAGCCATTTCCACTGTGACAGGGCAAAGTCAGCATACGGACATCAATCTACAG GCCAGGATGAGCAGCCAGCCCGAGAAAACTCCTCcgaccacaacaacaacaaaccaaGTGGACAGAAAACACGCCTGCCGACCACAAATCAGTCCCGACAAACTTATCGATCGCTGTCAAGCATGAATGTCATCTGGAGAAACTACTCAACCCCGGTGCTGGTTAACGGTGGCCCAGCAGCTCTTCACTCTCCCGGGCTGCTGCTGCGGTTAAAGATGGCGTCCGAGACAGATCCACTCCCTCACGGCTTAAAAACAGAGATAAACACGCTCCGTTTACACACCGACGGCGAGACCACACCTCAGCCTCGGTCCGAAATGCTCAAGGCTGTTGTTGGTTTTTTAACACCCGTGTGTTTGTGCTGTGAGGTGAGGATCATGGTGTGGCGGTGGCTGTGA